Part of the Hevea brasiliensis isolate MT/VB/25A 57/8 chromosome 16, ASM3005281v1, whole genome shotgun sequence genome is shown below.
GAAAATGAAGTTATTTACATAGGCTTGCAGTAAGGATAATTACAGATGCTTGTAATACACAGTTTGAAAGAATTCTTCCAATTAAGAAAATGGTTATGAAATCTGGATCTTTCTGTAAAAATTATGAACAAAGTTTATGTCACCATTTGTCAGGCGATTGTCTGTTACATATCCATCCAGCAAGCATGTTCCAAACACTGTTTTCTTGCCAACTCTGGGTTATGTGGTGGAATACGCAAATTTCCAAGCAAATATGGTACGGTCAAATTATCAAACATCTGTTACAAAAAGAGTATGTCCCTCTTATGCTTCTTTCAATTCCTTATCAAGAGTTCACCATCGTGGAGCATTGCAAATCAGTGTTAATGCTGAGGAAGCATCAAGTTTTGGCAAGCATTGCCGGTTAAAACTTAGTCAGGATTCTGCTGAGACTGAAACTTTGAATGAGGAGCTTCTGCTGGACAATTACTGTGACTGTTCCAAAAATCCCAGTGACAATAATGAAAGGAAAAAATGCAGAAAGAGAAAACATGGTAATAAGGGGAAGGTACCGTGGAACAAAGGCAGAAAACATACTGCAGGTAACTCCcttttgaatgtaaattaattaataatccaCTTGTATTAGTTATATGGCCGATTAATTCTATTTGTAATTTCTATTTGTGTATTATATggatttaattttcaatattttgtaGAGACTCGTGCACTTATCAAGCGGAGAACAATAGAGGCCTTGAGAGATCCCCAGGTGAAGTCATGTAAGAACTCGTTAGTTTTTTGGCATAATGAAGGTTTTAGGTAGGCATTTTTAGAATGGTGAGGGTTCATACCATCTGGCATAACTgcacatttttttttttccatatttAAAGTCTTCATTGATGTATATGGTCGATGTTTATAGGAGCTTTTGGAATAGTAAGTGAAAATTCATGTACTTACCAGAGAAAATACAAACCTTTCATGTCATTTTCCTGCTTTAATAAATCTTTACTTGCCATGGATTCATAAACACTGCCTATAGATATCCTACTCTTTTTTTAACTCTTCTTTTCCCTCCTCTAAAATCTTCATTATTTCCTTCCTGTACAACTTTCACTTTCAGGTTAGAAAGAAGATGTCAGAACATCCTCGTGCCCATAGGTAATCTTTAAATGATCTAGTCACTCCCTTCAAAGTTCTGTCAAATAGAATATTATTAAGTTTAGTATATGGATTATGGAAAAATAGTATTATGAAACACACAGGATTATTattaagcattcaaatttcaaatctttAATCATAGTTGGGATCAGTCATGCAGTAGTTTTACCACCAagcataaaataattatattcaaGTATATAAGCACATTGTGTCAACATATGCTAGGAAGATACAGAGATAAAGGCCACGACATGAATCTTAGAATAATGACTGTAAGTAGGGAAATAACTGGCTATTTGTCATGCAAGATTCACTCAGTTGAAGTTGTTTACAATACAATGGTTTGTTTTAGATTAAATCAACTGATAATGATCATCAGCAAATAATTTCATGTGACCTGCTCTTATGATTGTTAAGCATATTAGTCAGCAAACATTTCTTCTGGTTAATAGaggataaattttttaaatatcagGCATCTTAGCTATAAGTTTTTAGGTCTTTAGCCTGAATATTTGAGTTGCTACAGTCATACTAATATGTCATAATTTATTTAGACGATgaaaatcacaattcaaaacatattctattgcAGTGATGAGATCAAGGAAAAAATAGGTTTTTCACTTAGACGGCTTTGGGGCAAGCGTTTGAAATGGAAGAAACTAAGAGAGAAGTTCTTCCTGTCATGGACTAAAAGCATAGCAGAAGAAGCTCGGAAAGGAGGCATTGACCAAAAGGAGCTAGATTGGGATAGCTATGACAAGATAAAAGAAGAAATAACTCTACAACAGCTTCAGTGTGCCGAGGACAAGGAAAAGGCAAGGGAGCTAGCAAAGATAACAGCTGAGAGAGCAGCACAGGCAAAAGCAGAAAAGTTAGCAAGGCTTGCTCAGAAGAGAAAAGAgcgagaagagaaaaaaaaagaaagagaaacaaAGAAAAAGGCTTCCAGAAAATCAAAGAAGAAAGCAAATAAGCTGTCAGTTGTCCAGGAGTTGACACTTCAACAGAGATTAACAAAGGTAACTTAAAGGATAACACAAATATAAACCCCATCATTTTAACAAATACTACAGATCATTGATTCAAGAGTGTTAAGTGATTGAaaatgagttttgatttctaataacTATCTATGAAATCAAAACTGGAAGTTAAATTTTATTCAGTTTTGAGCAGATTTTTCAAGGTCCATTTTGCAATAACATACTCTGTTACACGTTAGTATTGATTTAACTAGCATAAGATGGCTTTATGTtttaaaaaaagaagaagaagaagaagactagtGATGTTCTGTTCTTAAGCCAATCAGGCAATTTTCTCTTCTTAAtgattctttttttctttctgcaGTAGCTTAATTTTAAAGAAGCAATGGTGGGAATCTGACAAGATGGATTCTTATCTTGGAGCTAGTTCTTGTCAGATCTTTAATAAAACAAACTATCATCATAACCACCCTGTTAATTTCTTGTCTTTAACCCTCTGGTGTATCCTGCTGAAAATAAATGGTTCAAGAAAGTCTAATGATCCGATGATATTTTCTTTCTTGGTATGTTTGAAATGAATGAAGCATTTCATGCATGACAAAGCTATGCTCAATAAATCTGCACATCTATCAGGTTTCATATAAATTTCATTCTTATCCAATGTTGTTTTGTTGTAACAATGCCTTAAATTGTCTTTTACATAGATTCGCAAAAAGAAACCCATAAAGGTGATTACTCAAGGAGAGGCATCGATTTCCCATAGTCCAGCTTGGAAGAAATTGGATGTGGCACTTGTGAAGAGAGAAAAAGTTCAAAGAGAAGTTTCACTCGCAGATCAGATCCAAGCTGCCAAAAACAAAAGAACTGAACCCATGGCAAGGGAAGCATTGGCAGAATCATCTACTGATCATTTTTTCCCATGAAGATCACTAGAGTATTCCTGAATTGCATTATTTGCGGCAACATCAAACATGACTGGTATTGACTGAAAGGTGTGAATTACTGGCTAGCCAACCTTACTATGATCACTTGTGCAATTGAACAAATTTTAGATGACGTGCAGTGACTTGAAATGGATGAAATCTTGGACTACACAAAATATCGACTGAAATATATATAGATTCCAATTTCTTTAAATAGTGTTTATCAGTCTCTTGCTCTCTCTTATGAGTTTTTC
Proteins encoded:
- the LOC110668509 gene encoding uncharacterized protein LOC110668509 yields the protein MMVYPVCSFHLQNCLEGFTQLTFWRLSVTYPSSKHVPNTVFLPTLGYVVEYANFQANMVRSNYQTSVTKRVCPSYASFNSLSRVHHRGALQISVNAEEASSFGKHCRLKLSQDSAETETLNEELLLDNYCDCSKNPSDNNERKKCRKRKHGNKGKVPWNKGRKHTAETRALIKRRTIEALRDPQVRKKMSEHPRAHSDEIKEKIGFSLRRLWGKRLKWKKLREKFFLSWTKSIAEEARKGGIDQKELDWDSYDKIKEEITLQQLQCAEDKEKARELAKITAERAAQAKAEKLARLAQKRKEREEKKKERETKKKASRKSKKKANKLSVVQELTLQQRLTKIRKKKPIKVITQGEASISHSPAWKKLDVALVKREKVQREVSLADQIQAAKNKRTEPMAREALAESSTDHFFP